The Porites lutea chromosome 11, jaPorLute2.1, whole genome shotgun sequence genome contains the following window.
CATCCACGTACTCGTAGAtcacaattttaatattttgagaaACTCAGACATCCATAGTTATAACAATAGAAGATGGAACGATTTCCGTCTTCCTCTCGCTAAAAGGAATGACGGAAAGCAGAGACTTTTTTATCAATGCGTTAGAGAATGGAACATTTTAGACGcatcttttaaagaaattaactctcttcttctttttaaacaGAACATTAAAAGCTATATATTTAAGatattttaaagcttttaatatttcagtctatttgacattttaacatttttaacctGTAGTTTGTATTATTTAGGTTTTTAGTTCTTAACTTTttacttattattactatcatgtACGCATTCATTTATCTaagatcatttattttttctattgttttacgaGGCCTCACTGAATATCACTCTTTGTGAAGTGAGCTCCCTGTataaagattgttattattattattatcattattattattattattattattattattattgttattattttatttattattattattattattattattattattattgttattattagaagTGGTCATTGCAATTATGCAATTTAGTAAATGCACCGGCGCTGAAAATTGACCAAAAGGCCCATGCATGCATCAATTCATTCagatcaagagagaatgatctctctTTTTCAGATTCATTAAGAGCATATAAGACTAAACAGGCGTTCGCGGCGTCAAAGAAAGATCGCGAAGTGCTACAAGTGCCAAACTTGACACAATAACCTGTTGCCACCAGCCCGCATTACCGCTGGACATGTTTGTGTTCCGGTCGTAGCCGATTATAATTTAATTACCTCATTGTCCATTGTCTATAGTGGAGTTGGGTGATTTAATACCCCGAAACAACTGATAAATGTTTGGTGTTTATCGTTTTTTTGTAGTGGGACTTTAACACTTTCACGGACAGTTTAATCGAGTTCGTTCACTGGTGGGAATATTTTCAAGCGGCAAGGTAATTAGCTGTATCTTTTCAATTTCCAATTCCCATGCAAGCGATATAGTCTTTAGTAATTGCCTTAAGGATCGACCAGCCGGGATCATCGGTGTATATACTTAGTAACGCCGGACAATTTTCTCGGACTTTTCTCTTACAAAGCAATGCCAGTAGTATAGTTCATTGCCAACTACTTGTTTTTCCACCGAAGTCACAAAGTTTTTATGTCGTGTTGAGCTCAACACTAACGTCCTACGAAGAAGGCAGTTGACATTCCCGCCCACTCAATATATTATGTTGACTTCAACCAATCTGTTTATATGAAAATAGTTTCATGGACTTATTATTAGAAATTTCCTGTAGTTAATAACTAAAAGTAACCACCTTATATTTCTATAACATAGGACAGCAAAGGCACTTTTCTACATATTTATTCCTTGCCTAGAACTAAAACCTCCTGGATAACTCTGAGAAAATTGGTCTCTTTGTTTAATCAACATCGGAGGCTCGACGATGCGCCATAATCTACACTGGCCATGAACGCTTACAAGACAGTATATTTTCATTCACTTTATTCATGCAACTGGTCCATCTCTTACTCTACCGAGTAATTAACATTGGTAACCATACATAGAAGAACGAAGGACAAAGATTATCATCATGATGATTGAACTTCAGTTGTTGATTATTGCACTGTTATCACGTTTCAGCACCTTTACTAAGCGCGCTTCTGTGTTGGACTTAGTTGACTTTAAAAATACGTCGCTTTAGTTAAATGATAGATATTTGTTATCTTTCTCTAAAGAACTCAGTGTGAGGTACCCGTTTGTATTTGACATTTTATTCAGCTCCGTTAAGGTTGTGTTAAAAAACAAGGTTTGAATCAAAGTTCAGGAGTTTTCGGCTCAAGTTAGTTTTCCCGCCCCTGCGTACCTCACCACCAAATACAAAAATCTTATCTGCACACCTCTTTATGCATGAAACAGCTTTCTTTTCGCATTCACTTTTCTCCCTCTGTTTAATTCCATATACGATGACTAaattctcatacaaagtcttaCAACTTTCGCTGCTCTAATAGGTATTGGTAACACTATATTTCGGGTTTGGGGGTACTTGTGGTCAAAAAAGCCAATTTATTACTATCCACCCATATTTTGCTCTAAACCTTGTAAATCAATCTAAATGTACCATGATTACTAAACGTTCATCGTCTCCTTTTCCTTCAGCCTTTTCAATATGCGTTCAAATAATGCTATAATCTGATGTGATAGCCAAGGGACTGATTCTTACAGAGATGAACCTGAGTCTGGTGGTGTCCATATTGCTCGCAAGTCTTACTCTCTCTCTTGGAGCAGACGATTCGAATGAAAAGTTCATACTGAAGAAAAACTTAGATAACACATATCTTCTGGTGCCAGCGCCTGCTAACGCAAGTAAAGAAACGACTGTAGATATAAAGAGCTTACCTCCAATAGCAGTTGAAGGGAATACGCCAAGAGACGCCCCTGGGATAAACTCACAGTCGGTCCCCATAGCCCCCTCTCCCGGGAAACAGGCGCCTCCACCAGCATCTGGCGTGAAGGTAAGTCCTTAGATTCTGGTTTTCAGTTTGATGTATGTGCATCAAAATCAATCACCTTAGTATGTGTTGtgaagtttttatttttgttactaTTTCTATTTTAGCCCGTTGTACCTGTTTCTCCACCAGTTTCGCCTAAATGCCCAGGGAGCCCCCAATGCAAGGTCAAAATTTCACAGGTTAGCAGTAGTATAATATGTCATCCCCGCCTTTGCCCCCAAAGGCTATTTTACACAAGAGAGAATAAGCGACATTCTCTCTTGGTAACCGTATGTCCTGAATATCGGTATTCGTGATATGTATATTTAATTTGCCCTAGCCAGCTAAGTCAGACCTCTGCTGAGAATGgttatcatgataattgcagagcGCAGTGGGAGGTGCAGACAGTCACCCAttgtcctgggtggggaggATCAAAATCTTGGTACCATGGACACATTTAGCATAGGACCTGTAGCGGCAGTCTAAATTTTCAGCCGGTCAAAAATTCGTCGGGTGACGTTTGAACTTAGCCTTAATCTCCTTATAAATCTTTCTGCTCATTCCTCCAACATTTTATATTTGTTGAgaagagagtttttttttccatttctgcAGAATACACTAACACTAGCACTGAAGGGAAAAGATGGAACGAGCGGATTCCCTGGAACAAAGGTGCACTGAACAAccaaattttctttaatttatccACGAGGTTGTCTTGGGTGGActgaatggttatgaaacccgctAGTTTATTCcgttgttatatgtttttgttcaCCTGGCGGTGTACAACGTTCATAAGCATTGCTAACATTTAATCGTATTGAACAATAAAAACGTCGCATTATCCCATCACAATTTGccgacaaaaaacaaaggatctTGAACCATGAGGGAGCTTCCAAAATAAACTGttgcactgttgtttttatatttgATGTTTGTCGCCTTTCAttaccagtctcctctaataactattgCCAACTTGATTACGTTTTTTATTCTTAGGGTCTCCCAGGCCCTCCCGGCCTTCCAGGACCACAGGGACCTAAGGTAAGTAAGGGGccgtagtctgaaatgtcatccgtcTCTTCACCCCACTCCCCAACGGGTGGTAAAACGAGAGGCCTTTCCGCCCGTttagggcgggggggggggggggggaggcgtgGGGCGAGGAGACGGATGACATTCCAGCAGCATAGGAATGAGAGatataattaagaaaaaaacgaGATTCTAAGCCAATGGCATGACGCAAAATAGGAGCAAATTCTTGAGCGAGTAAGTGTAATATATTTGACGATGGAACACCATGTACAAGATTGCTTCTTTGCTGCAAGATTCAGTAAGAACCGAAATTATTTTTGAACGTCTTTTTTCATATGCATGGGTTTTCCGAATGTAATTGAGTAAGTAACGAAGAAATACAATCAGGCCAATCAGAACTCAACTGTTTTTTAGTCGGATAAGTTCCAGACCTGTCCGAACTAATCGACACCAACCCTGACTAGTTCGTGTGTCGTGGTCGCTTTGCCATAGTAAGGGAATGAGAGCACCACAAGTCATGGCTATTTAGTCCTGGGTTTTTTCCTAGCGAAACCAACACAAGGTAGGTTATTTCCATCTTCGGAGACCTAGGGCGcgagaaaagagaaaagcaTGGAAATTCTCGTTGCGCgggccttttctcccgaccgaACTGACTGCCTCTGGGTACCCGAGGATGGTTATTTTCCTGCCCATTGGTTTTGGCGATGAGTTTTGACGGGAGAAGCATGTTACAGACGAAATGGAAGAGATTTGGAGCATCAGATCCAgaatattaaagaaaatgtttgcaATGCTTCCAACTTTGGAGACGCTTTTTGTGAGCTGTGTCAGCCATTTGTTGTTCAAATTGCAAGAAATGTATTTAACTTTGGCCTTTTACCGTCAAACCGACAGACTTTTCCACAGGAAAATTCCATGATCAAAAAAACATACATCCCACGGCTCGCCGACGTAGCCTTCTGACATAACTGTCTCGGCCTGCAATGCGAGCGATTCGGCAGgggtgtttttgttgttgttgtacaaGGTTTGTTTTCTTGCTACAGTATTCTATGAAAATGTAAAGGCAGTAACCACATGCAGTCaaactgccttttttttaaattctgatAAGTTTGAATGGTTGTTTGATTTCTTTTCCTCATCCAGGGCCCAAACGGAAATCCAGGTCAATGCGCACCATCTCCGGTACCTTGAAATACttcatattttttataaatACAGTATTAAGTTAATTTAGTCAGAAACCCATAACCCCGGAGCGAGAACGTTCCATGCACTCGTGTCGGCGGGTCCACGGACCAGTATATTTAAAGATCGGTTTAACCACGAATTCGGACCTTTCCTCGACACGACCGGTATACCTTTCGCTTTATAATTACTACGTCATTGCCTTCATTCATTATGTCGTAGTTGCCAAGTCCCTCATTTTCCGGGCGCCCTATGCGTTTTAGGCCACATGGTCCGAGGggccgttcgtctcggatacaTATCGAAAATGCATTGACCAATAAGGCGTGGGAAGATGCCATACAGGCACCGGACACCAGTGACGAATGAGGAACCCTTCACATCAACCTCGTTGTAATGGTCTTCCTCATCTCCCCCAATTTCTGAGGGAGTAGCCCTGCCGAACAAGGTTGTCATTACATCTTGGTCCTCCCTGGCCAGGTCTGGGTTGCAGCTTGTCACACTTTCAATCTCTTGAAAAGATGTAAACAATCAGAGCAAAGTAAGACATTCCAGCAGTAGCACGCGTTAAGCAACGTTTTGAGCTAAAAACGCTTAGGAACAATGagctttttttaaggaaaacaaatttcgccaaaaaagaaatctaaaaatACATTGAGAGTCTTACGTGCATGGACGGAAGCCTCTCGATCGGCAATGTGCTCCTGGCATGGGAAGTACGCCCAGGACTGTATCGCTGAAAAATCACATTTCCGTCTTTGAAACTTGGCAAATTTTAGGTGAACacccttctctatttctctGTTGTCTTTTCAGTTTCAGTGTTCTCCTGGAGTAATTGCGACACTTCAAGCAAAAATACTGGAACTGGAAAAAACTTGCAAGGTGGAGTGCAGCTAAGTCTTTGTGGAATAtgataaaaagtaaacaaaaactaCGGTCTACTCATTTAAGCTCCATGGAGTGTAATGCAGTTATAGAAGAGAAGTTCACCTTGGTATCTCACTGGCATTAGAAAGTTCTTCAGTCAATTTGCGTGCATTTTAATTGCTCAATAGAAGTTCGATGCTCTAACCTCTTATTTCGTTATTTGCTGTCTATACTGAATAAGTTATGTCTATAGAattgtaattctttttttctAGTATTCTACCCACGCTTCAACAAAATAAGTAATTAATGAAGTATTTGGTATTTTCGGGCGataagaggagcccgcaatcccaATCttcaggttgttattacgcatgcgtcgcatctATGTAGCCATTCGTTTGGATTTCctctaagaatgaatggaatgcataTAACGCAATTTGATGACGCGCGTTTGAatcttctatcactcgtaatctgatcacgaatgttttgactatctgtcacgtgaaacttaggcaaagcacagcgctggagcaaaagcgttttgaccttcgatcgttgtcgcccgcactccgtaacctttggttattactagtttaaaTAAATGGGACTGACAGCTATTCCCAGTGCTCGCTCGCGTAACACTGTCCTTAATTCAGGCGTGTGTGTGCGTTTCTCCCTCGGGAGTGGCTTTCTGTCTATAAATAAAGAAGTGTGCAAGCAAATTTGTCCAGTTTGGCTGCAAGGGCGGGAGGATTGGACTCATGCGCCGTCGAAACCCGTTTGTGGAGGTGGGGTTGGTCTACATCCGTTTTCATTtgtggtttgtttgtttgaccccccccccccccccccgcctcccattttttctcttattttggTCTAGTCCTATCGCCTTCTCGCCTGCAGACACGCATGTCCCGTACCTCATCCATTGAGTCTCCAGGTCTTTGTTGAGCGAGAGTCCACTGGGAATAGATTACTATTTCGAATTCAAACCAACGTACTTTCGTAGAATAGAACAACTCCAGTTATTTATCTTCAAAGGCCCTGAAGCCTTATAGCTTGTGTCGCTGaaattttgcaatattttttaacATATACACTTTCCACCTGCAGAATATGAACGCAGTACAACCCCCCATACCCAACTGCAGTGTAGGGAGATGGTAGGTTAAACACAAGCAGAGCTTGGTGCGCTATGATTCTTTttcaccatttgcacatctTCCTTCATGTACCTTTATTGGGACGTCAAAGGCTGTAAtaccacaaaaatgaaaaacaacagctatgcaacattcttttttttttggggggggggggggggggcaagcaAGGTGTATATGGGAGACGTGCAAATGGCGCATTGGAGGATTTGGTACAAAAGATACATATCTTGGACAAGAATTTGTTACGCATCCCCACGTCAATCTTGTAAACGATCGTCACAAGACGCATTCTGAGCTTAATTTATTGTAGCTTCCTCATGAAGAGCGTctaacaaaagcaacaacaacaacaacgacagaAAATAGCTCAAACAGACTCTTGACACGCCTTATACACGTTTTATATCTACTCTATATAGGATTTATAGATAGCTAGCTAGGATTTATAGATAGCTAGAACTTCCAAAAAAGGAATCAGCGCTGGTCACATTTTTGAGTTATGCGAGACTCATTCCATTCAGTGCTTCGTTGGCATTCAGGTGGGGAGGGGCGACACCTATTCTGAGATGATACATGTCTCAAGTCAATACCGTACATCAAAGAAAAATACCACAGTACATCTGGGGTTATCTCGTTTGTTGTAGTAAAGAAAACCCGGCGGCTAGCTGTCAGGAGATATACACAAAGGATGCTAGGGCTGTAAGTGGGGCCTACTGGATAAAGGGGAAGGTCCGACCATTTCAGGTGAGTATTCGTCTAACGGGACAAActattttgctgaaattgtAATTTCCATTGCCAAGCTTTCTGTGACTATAACTGATTAGTGTACTACCCTAGCTGGAGGCTATCTGCTTGGTGAGAGACCTAGAAGTGATTGAGACCCCCATGGCACAACTAATAAATATGCCGTACCACAAGAAATGTCTGAACAAATAGGAAGAGGACTAGCCTGAAAaaaagccgacatttcgcgattGACGTTTGGGAGACGAGCGCAGAAATTACACACTGATggcgcgtcactacccagatctaggtagtgcttctgattggttgaagcaaattttcagccaatcagaagcattacCACCAAGATCttggtagtgacgcgtcatcagcatagaatttctgcgcttgtttatCAGACGTCATTTCTTTTTGGAAATCGGGAAATGTCGACTTTCTTCTCACGGTAGAAGAGGACAGACTAAAAATAATTGTTGCTGAAAATATCTGATTGTCGTTCCTGTTCCTTGATACGGATGTAAAAAAATtggtgcaattccacaattggtttagATCGGTTCCATCAAATGAATTTCATGCAGATGATAGGACTGGGACATTTTTAGCCAGATAAAACGTTTATTCTTAACGAAATTGTCACCTTCAAAACCGACGCAGAATAAATCACAGATCTCTTGGTTTTATAGGTGACTCGAAAGGTAACAGCCACTGACTTTTTATCGATTGTCACTTACGGCCTTTGGTATTCCCAAAGGCCTAACTAATACTAACCAAAGTAATTTTACTAATGTTTAGTGCATGAGGTATTGAAGTGTAGCTTGTTGGATCGAGGCGCGTTTATAACTGTTAAGCGCCAACTTTTCATAATTGTGAGACAGTCACTTCAAGGGAAGCCTGTATTTTATTGCAGACACATTGCGAAATCGAACCAATGGTTGCTCGTGGATGGACGTTGGTGGCTCGGGTGCCGGGAAGTTCAAATGAGTTTTCCCCAGTCAGCAATACTTGGGCAAGCGATAGCGTCATCAACAACGAAACTGCGCCTGACACCAACACCCAAAAGGCCATGAAAAATATTGGCTGGGCAGACTTGCGCAGCAATATACTTCGGGTGTGTTATGATGGCCCAAATACACACTGCGCCACTTTCACCCACAACCGTAACATGCCCCTCTTGGAACTATTCAATAACCAGTTTGGGGTTCCTGTCGACGAGAGATACACAATGGACTCTCTTATGAAGGCATTCGGAAAGTCCTGCGATATATCACGCATGACTAGGCAGTGGTGCGGCCTGAACACGGCCAGTGTTTGCCACCCGCAGGATATCAATCCGAATCTAAATCCAACCAATCACATTGCACGGATTGGTTGCCTCGGTGATCTTTTGAGGACTTGTGGACCAAATGACTATGCGATTGGTATTGGCGTGACGAGCTGTTACGACGGTTACGGATGTGAGAAAGTTGGGCCAATGACACCGAACCTGCATTACGCATGTGTGCCAAGTTATGGTGCATTTAACCAGACAGCGTTCTTGTACGTCCTTTAATTCCCCAGGCTAGACAAGCGGCGTTTCGTCGGCGTTTCGTGTTTGCCCAGTTATTGCTGACAAGTTGGGAAATCTCGGAACTTTATGTAGCAAATACTATCTTCTTCAAAAAGGTTGACTTTAGCACGACCTTAGTAGTATATTGGGTCACGTCATGACAAGTAATGACCGCTGTTCATTTAATTGCAGACGCACTGTGAAATGATAAGACAGGAACCGCGCGGCGACATACTCGATCCCGATAGGCCGGCCACGGCGCTGGGCGGCTGGACCCTAGTTGCCCGAGCGAATGGCGGGAAAGACGAATTTTCACCAGTCAGTGAAAACTGGGCAAACGACAAAACGTTCAACGATGTTACTTCGCCAGATATAACGCAGAAGACGTCAATGAAAAATGAAGGCTGGTCGTTAATACCCGGCAACAAAATAATGGTTTGCTTGACAGGACCGACCACAAGTTGCGCTCCTTTCACCCACAATAAAAACATGCCCCTGACAAATTTGTTTAAAACGCAATTTGGCGTTGTTCCTGCAGAGCAATACACCTTCGCGACTTTGCTGAAGGCGTTTGGCAAGAGCTGCGATTTATCTGTTCTACGGCAGGGTTGGTGCGGGCTAAACTTAGCTAACACCTGCAACCCGCAAAGGGATAACCCCAATGCAGTACCTGTAAAGACCACCCACATAGCTCGGATAGGCTGTATTGGGGACCAGCAAGCGACTTGTTTCCCCGATGATTTTGCGTTTGGAGTTGGCGTCAGTTCTTGTAAAGACGGTTATGGCTGTACGGCGGTCGGAAAATCTAAAAATCTTCATTATCGGTGTAATTATGTGCATGGTACATTGATGGACACTGCTTATTTTTATGTCCAGTGACAGACCCGTTTTTAACTCACAGAGAaactttttattagttcttagT
Protein-coding sequences here:
- the LOC140953358 gene encoding uncharacterized protein, which encodes MNLSLVVSILLASLTLSLGADDSNEKFILKKNLDNTYLLVPAPANASKETTVDIKSLPPIAVEGNTPRDAPGINSQSVPIAPSPGKQAPPPASGVKPVVPVSPPVSPKCPGSPQCKVKISQNTLTLALKGKDGTSGFPGTKGLPGPPGLPGPQGPKGPNGNPGQCAPSPFQCSPGVIATLQAKILELEKTCKNMNAVQPPIPNCSVGRCKENPAASCQEIYTKDARAVSGAYWIKGKVRPFQTHCEIEPMVARGWTLVARVPGSSNEFSPVSNTWASDSVINNETAPDTNTQKAMKNIGWADLRSNILRVCYDGPNTHCATFTHNRNMPLLELFNNQFGVPVDERYTMDSLMKAFGKSCDISRMTRQWCGLNTASVCHPQDINPNLNPTNHIARIGCLGDLLRTCGPNDYAIGIGVTSCYDGYGCEKVGPMTPNLHYACVPSYGAFNQTAFLYVL